The nucleotide sequence CCTGGGGCTGGCGCATCACGCCCTGGGGGATGAAGCGGCGGTCGCGAGTATTTGCGGGATGCTGATCATAATCGAGCCCGACCTAGCCAAGAAGCTTGCCGATGACACGGCCCGGCAGTGATCCATAGCGCAGCGCGATCTCAACGAATGCGGAGCGAGATTCCGCAGTGAGGTAAATCTGTCACCCGGGGCAGAGAGGGACGAGCAAATGGATGACCTGCTAGAGACCGCCAGAGAGCTGAAAGACCAGGGCTGCTTGAACGCCGCCCTGGTGCTGCTCAGGCACGTGGTCGAACAGGACCTGGACAACGCCCAGGCCTACTTGGATCTGGGCTTGGTCTTCTTTGCGCAGGCGGACTATCCCCAGGCGGTGAAGGCGCTGCGGGTGGCCTGCGACTTGAGGCCGGATCAGGGCGTGACCTACTTCCACCTGGCGCTGGCCTACCAGGCAGTGGGCGATGAAGAATCGATGCGAAGAGTC is from Blastocatellia bacterium and encodes:
- a CDS encoding tetratricopeptide repeat protein — its product is MDDLLETARELKDQGCLNAALVLLRHVVEQDLDNAQAYLDLGLVFFAQADYPQAVKALRVACDLRPDQGVTYFHLALAYQAVGDEESMRRVRFTLSQVAPDWYAKLDRQRPPPTPGG